The Candidatus Deferrimicrobiaceae bacterium genome includes a region encoding these proteins:
- the rsgA gene encoding ribosome small subunit-dependent GTPase A, whose product MDRGSYLVRNERSEVPAELSGKLSYLTGNPAELPCVGDWVEVRYYDDGRAAIVHQVFPRRSFLRRKSAGDGVDFQMIAANVDTAFIIQSCHFDFNPRRLERYLVMAADGRVEPVVVLTKTDLISGEELQEKLGIVGSLTDADVLGISNVTGAGIEEFRRRLSPGRTCCLLGSSGVGKTTLVNLLLGREAFDTKCVSGTGEGIHTTTRRQLVLLAEGAMLIDTPGMRELGLMGAGEGVALGFEEIACRSAECRYADCRHENEPGCAVRSAVESGELDGDRYASYLKLRKELEYNELSYLEKRQKDKAFGRFVKAAKKRMNDR is encoded by the coding sequence GTGGACCGCGGTTCGTACCTCGTCAGGAACGAGCGGAGCGAGGTTCCTGCCGAGCTCTCCGGCAAGCTCTCCTACCTGACCGGAAACCCCGCCGAGCTTCCGTGCGTCGGGGACTGGGTGGAGGTCCGGTACTACGACGACGGGCGGGCGGCAATCGTCCACCAGGTGTTCCCGCGCAGGTCGTTCCTTCGCCGCAAGAGCGCGGGGGATGGCGTCGACTTCCAGATGATCGCGGCCAACGTCGATACCGCGTTCATCATCCAGTCGTGCCATTTCGACTTCAATCCCCGCCGGCTGGAGCGTTACCTGGTGATGGCCGCGGACGGCCGCGTGGAACCGGTCGTCGTCCTGACCAAGACCGATCTGATTTCCGGCGAGGAACTTCAAGAGAAGCTCGGGATCGTGGGCTCCCTCACCGATGCCGACGTCCTCGGAATCAGCAACGTCACGGGCGCCGGGATCGAAGAGTTCCGGAGGCGGCTGTCCCCGGGGAGAACCTGTTGCCTGCTCGGCTCGTCGGGGGTCGGGAAGACGACGCTCGTCAACTTGCTCCTGGGGCGGGAGGCGTTCGACACAAAGTGCGTCAGCGGCACGGGGGAGGGCATTCACACGACCACCCGCCGGCAGCTCGTCCTTCTCGCCGAAGGGGCGATGCTGATCGACACACCCGGTATGCGGGAGCTTGGCTTGATGGGGGCGGGCGAAGGCGTCGCCCTCGGGTTCGAGGAGATCGCCTGCCGGTCTGCCGAATGCCGCTACGCCGATTGCCGTCACGAGAACGAGCCCGGTTGTGCGGTCCGGTCGGCAGTCGAGAGCGGCGAGTTGGATGGAGACCGGTACGCCAGCTACCTCAAGCTCCGGAAGGAGCTCGAGTACAACGAGCTGTCGTATCTTGAAAAACGGCAGAAGGACAAGGCCTTCGGCCGCTTCGTCAAGGCGGCGAAGAAGCGGATGAACGACCGCTGA
- the metW gene encoding methionine biosynthesis protein MetW has product MNPLTRIDHSVILGLIPQATHVLDLGCGDGSLLDKLVKERGVRGLGIEIDDAGVRDCIAKGLPVLQGDIDEGLRDFPDASFDYVLLNQTIQAAKKPAVVLQEMLRVGRKVIVGFPNFAYWRMRWYLLTKGRMPRTDFLNYEWYDTPNIHFCSIRDFDRYCEKTDIVVEKRIFLSTGIRGGKVYGGSHPNLFAENAVYLLSAPTAGTKKVG; this is encoded by the coding sequence GTGAACCCGCTGACCCGCATCGACCACAGCGTCATCCTGGGGCTGATCCCGCAAGCCACCCACGTGCTCGACCTGGGGTGCGGCGACGGATCGCTGCTAGACAAGCTCGTCAAGGAGCGGGGCGTCCGCGGGCTCGGCATCGAAATCGACGACGCCGGCGTGCGCGACTGCATCGCAAAGGGGCTCCCCGTGCTGCAGGGCGACATCGACGAAGGGCTGCGCGATTTCCCCGATGCCTCTTTCGATTATGTCCTGCTCAACCAGACCATCCAGGCGGCCAAGAAGCCGGCGGTCGTCCTCCAGGAGATGCTTCGGGTCGGCAGGAAGGTGATCGTCGGTTTTCCGAACTTCGCCTACTGGCGCATGCGCTGGTACCTGCTCACGAAGGGTCGCATGCCCCGGACCGATTTCCTCAACTACGAGTGGTACGACACGCCCAACATCCACTTCTGCTCGATCCGCGACTTCGACCGCTATTGCGAGAAGACCGACATCGTCGTCGAGAAGCGGATCTTCCTCTCGACCGGCATCCGGGGGGGCAAGGTCTACGGCGGCTCGCACCCCAACCTGTTCGCCGAGAATGCGGTCTACCTGCTATCTGCGCCCACGGCCGGGACCAAGAAAGTAGGTTGA